The Nitriliruptor alkaliphilus DSM 45188 genome includes a region encoding these proteins:
- a CDS encoding MBL fold metallo-hydrolase → MRVTTLGTSSPYPRPGDPCSSFLVEGGGSRIWLDAGPGSLAALLERCRLEDLDAVWISHTHADHFSDLGATFYALRYADIDRPPLTVLGPAGWVDRLRAVLTHGAEPSPLEDAFEVRELADGAGVHVGGLELTAVAVHHDVPCLGVRIVGDGRVVAYTGDTGPGPALGDLVSGADLLVSEAGYGLDGTEPDPVHLTAAQAGAVARGGGVDHLLLTHLAGADRDACTRAAAGVAGCRVTGAVPGLVVEV, encoded by the coding sequence ATGCGCGTGACGACGCTCGGGACCTCGAGTCCCTACCCCCGGCCGGGGGACCCCTGTTCCTCATTCCTCGTCGAGGGAGGTGGCAGCCGGATCTGGCTCGACGCGGGTCCGGGGTCGCTGGCAGCGCTGCTCGAACGCTGCCGACTCGAGGATCTCGACGCGGTGTGGATCAGCCACACCCACGCCGACCACTTCAGCGATCTCGGCGCCACCTTCTACGCGCTGCGCTACGCGGACATCGACCGGCCACCGCTCACCGTCCTCGGTCCCGCGGGGTGGGTCGACCGTCTGCGCGCCGTCCTGACCCACGGGGCCGAACCGAGCCCGCTCGAGGACGCCTTCGAGGTCCGGGAGCTCGCCGACGGGGCTGGCGTGCACGTGGGTGGGCTCGAACTCACGGCTGTGGCGGTCCACCACGATGTCCCGTGCCTCGGGGTCCGGATCGTCGGCGACGGTCGGGTGGTGGCGTACACGGGGGACACGGGACCGGGACCGGCGCTGGGCGACCTGGTGAGCGGCGCTGACCTGCTCGTGAGCGAGGCCGGGTACGGCCTGGACGGCACCGAACCCGACCCGGTGCACCTGACCGCGGCGCAGGCGGGCGCGGTCGCGCGCGGCGGCGGGGTCGACCACCTCCTGCTCACCCACCTCGCCGGGGCGGACCGCGACGCGTGCACGCGGGCCGCGGCCGGGGTCGCGGGCTGCCGTGTCACCGGTGCCGTGCCGGGCCTCGTCGTCGAGGTCTGA
- a CDS encoding Gfo/Idh/MocA family protein encodes MTRWGIMGTGGIAASLADAISAEGAEVVAVSSASEDRARAFAEERGIARWYGDHHDLVADPDGVDVVYVATTSERHHLDAAACIEAGVPVLVEKPFALDVPRAAAVLEAARAADVLVVEAMWMRVQPGFQELQRRVAAGEIGEPRMVHADFGIAAQTDRTRRWFARELGGGALLDVGIYPLTLAISLLGAPTEVSALGELAETGVDVNVAVAMRHPTGLSSWHCSFIADTGIEATVSGPGGSLRLHGDFHNSARLSLRRRSTVVETVEIVGHELGYRHEVREIHRCLAEGLTESPALPHALTLEVLAVLDEIRGQLGVEYPADAAPVVGAT; translated from the coding sequence GTGACACGTTGGGGCATCATGGGCACGGGTGGCATCGCGGCGTCGCTCGCCGACGCGATCAGCGCCGAGGGTGCCGAGGTCGTCGCCGTCAGCTCGGCGTCCGAGGACCGGGCCCGCGCTTTCGCCGAGGAACGTGGGATCGCACGCTGGTACGGCGATCACCACGACCTCGTCGCCGATCCGGACGGCGTCGACGTCGTCTACGTGGCGACGACCAGCGAGCGCCACCACCTCGACGCTGCCGCCTGCATCGAGGCGGGGGTGCCGGTCCTGGTCGAGAAGCCGTTCGCGCTCGACGTGCCACGCGCGGCGGCCGTCCTCGAGGCGGCGCGAGCCGCCGACGTGCTGGTCGTCGAGGCCATGTGGATGCGGGTGCAGCCCGGGTTCCAGGAGCTCCAACGACGCGTCGCTGCCGGCGAGATCGGCGAGCCCCGCATGGTGCACGCCGACTTCGGCATCGCAGCCCAAACCGACCGGACCCGCCGCTGGTTCGCCCGTGAACTCGGGGGCGGCGCGCTGCTCGACGTCGGCATCTACCCGTTGACCCTGGCGATCTCGCTGCTCGGCGCGCCGACCGAGGTCAGCGCGCTCGGCGAGCTCGCCGAGACCGGCGTCGACGTCAACGTGGCGGTCGCGATGCGTCACCCCACCGGCCTGTCCTCGTGGCACTGCTCGTTCATCGCCGACACCGGGATCGAGGCCACCGTGTCGGGTCCCGGCGGCAGCCTGCGGCTGCACGGCGACTTCCACAACTCGGCGCGGTTGTCCCTACGCCGGCGATCGACGGTGGTCGAGACCGTCGAGATCGTCGGACACGAGCTCGGCTACCGCCACGAGGTCCGCGAGATCCACCGCTGCCTCGCCGAAGGCCTGACCGAGAGCCCCGCACTCCCGCACGCGCTCACCCTCGAGGTCCTCGCCGTGCTCGACGAGATCCGCGGGCAGCTCGGGGTCGAGTACCCGGCCGACGCTGCACCGGTGGTCGGAGCGACCTGA
- a CDS encoding VOC family protein yields MTTPQVHELRLVVTAEDFDDAVVLYRDVLGLPEVAAVTSPGGRVVILDAGRATLELADPEHAAYIDEVEVGRRVAGHLRVAFGVRDVDGTTRRLTEADAELVAAPVATPWGTRNSRLEGAADLQLTLFGP; encoded by the coding sequence GTGACCACCCCACAGGTGCACGAGCTGCGGCTGGTGGTGACCGCCGAGGACTTCGACGATGCGGTGGTGCTCTACCGCGACGTCCTCGGTCTGCCGGAGGTCGCCGCGGTGACCTCACCCGGCGGCCGCGTCGTCATCCTCGACGCCGGTCGGGCCACCCTCGAGCTGGCCGACCCCGAGCACGCCGCCTACATCGACGAGGTCGAGGTGGGCCGCCGCGTCGCCGGCCACCTCCGCGTCGCCTTCGGTGTCCGCGACGTCGACGGCACCACCCGCCGGCTCACCGAGGCCGACGCCGAGCTCGTCGCGGCCCCCGTCGCCACCCCGTGGGGCACCCGCAACAGCCGGCTCGAGGGCGCCGCCGACCTCCAGCTCACCCTCTTCGGCCCCTGA
- a CDS encoding MarR family winged helix-turn-helix transcriptional regulator, whose amino-acid sequence MSDHVAGVVEQWRERRPDLDLTGMAVFARISRIERIAELRRAEVLDRLGLQSSDVSVLAALWRHPGGLRPLELRRTMLVGSGTLTARLDRLEAAGLLERLPDASDRRGRVLHLTARGSELVPAVVTELLDIENELLAALPPGVRERLCKDLGRLSRDLEQGAGEG is encoded by the coding sequence ATGAGCGATCACGTGGCCGGAGTCGTCGAGCAGTGGCGCGAGCGGCGCCCGGACCTCGATCTGACCGGCATGGCCGTGTTCGCCCGGATCTCGCGGATCGAGCGGATCGCCGAACTGCGACGGGCGGAGGTGTTGGACCGCCTCGGGCTGCAGTCGAGTGACGTCTCGGTGCTCGCAGCGCTGTGGCGCCACCCTGGTGGGCTCCGCCCGCTCGAGCTCCGTCGGACGATGCTCGTCGGGTCGGGGACCCTCACCGCACGGCTCGACCGCCTGGAGGCAGCGGGTCTGCTCGAACGTCTGCCGGACGCCAGCGACCGCCGCGGCCGCGTCCTGCACCTCACGGCGCGGGGCAGCGAACTGGTCCCCGCGGTCGTGACCGAGCTGCTCGACATCGAGAACGAGCTGCTCGCCGCGCTGCCGCCGGGCGTCCGCGAACGGCTGTGCAAGGACCTCGGACGGCTCTCGCGCGACCTCGAGCAGGGTGCCGGCGAGGGCTGA
- a CDS encoding ABC transporter ATP-binding protein, protein MAPTDLILSARGVSKTYRTGSHEVHALRGVDLDVHSGELVMVMGPSGNGKTTLLNCLSGLDDIDTGTVTVDGRDLFAMSDGDRTRHRAARMGFVFQAFNLIPVLSARENVELPLLVTGTPAKAARQRAEQMLARVGLADRAGHRPGELSGGEQQRVTVARALVAEPAIVWADEPTGALDSHTAGGIVELLHEVHAAGQTLVVVTHDEALGRSGQRLVHVRDGRIADHDDDDAALAATATDSQVVR, encoded by the coding sequence ATGGCACCGACCGATCTCATCCTGTCCGCGCGTGGTGTGAGCAAGACCTACCGCACCGGCAGCCACGAGGTCCACGCCCTGCGTGGGGTGGACCTGGACGTGCACAGCGGTGAGCTGGTGATGGTCATGGGCCCCTCGGGCAACGGCAAGACCACCCTGCTCAACTGCCTGTCCGGCCTGGACGACATCGACACCGGCACGGTCACCGTGGACGGCCGCGACCTGTTCGCCATGTCCGACGGTGACCGCACCCGCCACCGTGCCGCCCGCATGGGGTTCGTGTTCCAGGCCTTCAACCTGATCCCGGTCCTGTCGGCCCGCGAGAACGTCGAGCTGCCGCTGCTGGTCACCGGCACACCTGCCAAGGCCGCCCGGCAGCGGGCCGAGCAGATGCTGGCCCGGGTCGGGCTGGCCGATCGTGCCGGGCACCGGCCCGGGGAGCTGTCGGGGGGTGAGCAGCAGCGGGTCACCGTGGCGAGGGCGCTGGTGGCCGAGCCCGCGATCGTGTGGGCCGATGAGCCCACGGGTGCGTTGGACTCGCACACCGCGGGGGGGATCGTGGAGCTGTTGCACGAGGTCCACGCTGCGGGGCAGACCCTGGTGGTGGTCACCCACGACGAGGCCCTCGGCCGCTCCGGGCAACGCCTGGTCCACGTCCGCGACGGCCGCATCGCCGACCACGACGACGATGACGCAGCCCTGGCCGCGACCGCGACGGACAGCCAGGTGGTCCGGTGA
- a CDS encoding ABC transporter permease — translation MTAVGLLGALVAVLLVPLAYSAVRHRSLASLAVRNIDRRRGEAVLIVAGSLLGTAIITSSLVVGDITSASITDVARTQLGPVDITVTLSDPAEIAAVAAAIDGAGIDGIDGMLTVATADVTMEAPAGPDREARAVPRRSIAEFDVPAGKVLGSDLDVTGLGDLDAPATREVVLNEVTAEKLDVTVGEEVRIHAYGATTELTVVAIVPEVGLAGYGGAIVAPGTLSDLAADATLPAVPPRTSVAVSLEGGVLDTREVSDAVTPALRSLLAEVAEVEVEPVKATLLDDAELQGASLAELFGTIGAFSVLAGILLLVNLFVMLAEERKSELGMLRALGFTRRRLTRAFAIEGAIYATVAAVIGTAAGVGIGWLVALVAGRIWSVADEGLVFRLVIEPTSLAIGGLTGLGIALVTIWLTSVRISRLNVIRAIRDLPEPTTDRVRVRALVLGAVGVVIGAAVTTLGILEEMAVPLVVGVPIAAFSATPLLRRLLPERPARTVVAVVVLAWGIGAFELFGDVLGAADLTVFVAQGIVLTAGAVSLVATLDTAWLAVVDRLASRGRGMAARLGLAYPLARRFRTSMLLGMFSLVLFTMAFISVLSSAFTAQGPAFAADVRGGFDVMIDSNPANPVDASALAARDDVAAVAPLVHTWADFVAGPIEHARGEPITGFDETLLVGDVPALTSRADGYDDDRAVYEAVLADPSLAILPDWFLSGGGADEQQVRAGDSFQVIEPLTGEPRTLTAAAITGSDWVWNGALVSRELTADLFGDRDVAARHYVAVTAGTDADAVAAELDVTLLANGASAASFTAIIDTVLQQQVSFLSLLQGFLGLGLLVGIAGLGVVMIRAVRERRQEIGMLRAMGFPSRLVRTAFLTEAGLIATQGTVIGAVLGVLTARQVLSSSDAFGEADLAFSVPWLGLVVILVVPVLASLLAAVWPAARAAAVRPAVALRTAD, via the coding sequence GTGACCGCCGTCGGCCTGCTCGGCGCCCTGGTCGCCGTCCTCCTGGTCCCGCTCGCCTACTCGGCGGTGCGCCACCGGTCGTTGGCCTCCTTGGCGGTCCGCAACATCGACCGTCGTCGGGGCGAAGCCGTGCTGATCGTGGCCGGCTCGCTGCTCGGCACCGCGATCATCACCTCGTCCCTGGTCGTCGGTGACATCACGAGCGCCTCCATCACCGACGTCGCGCGGACCCAGCTCGGGCCGGTGGACATCACCGTCACGCTGTCCGATCCGGCCGAGATCGCGGCGGTCGCCGCGGCGATCGACGGCGCTGGGATCGACGGGATCGACGGGATGCTCACGGTCGCCACGGCGGATGTGACCATGGAGGCGCCTGCCGGTCCCGACCGCGAGGCGCGGGCCGTCCCGCGCCGCAGCATCGCGGAGTTCGACGTCCCGGCCGGGAAGGTGCTCGGCAGCGACCTCGATGTGACGGGGCTCGGTGACCTCGACGCACCCGCCACCCGTGAGGTGGTGCTCAACGAGGTCACGGCCGAGAAGCTGGACGTCACCGTCGGTGAGGAGGTGCGGATCCACGCCTACGGCGCCACGACGGAGCTGACGGTCGTGGCCATCGTGCCCGAGGTCGGCCTCGCCGGGTACGGCGGAGCCATCGTCGCGCCGGGGACGCTCAGCGATCTCGCTGCCGACGCCACCCTGCCTGCCGTGCCACCGCGGACATCGGTCGCCGTCTCCCTGGAGGGCGGGGTCCTCGACACGCGGGAGGTCAGCGACGCGGTGACGCCGGCGCTCCGCTCCCTCCTCGCCGAGGTCGCCGAGGTCGAGGTCGAGCCGGTCAAGGCGACGTTGCTCGACGACGCCGAGCTCCAGGGCGCCAGCTTGGCGGAGCTGTTCGGCACCATCGGCGCCTTCAGCGTCCTGGCCGGGATCCTGCTGCTGGTCAACCTCTTCGTCATGCTCGCCGAGGAGCGCAAGTCCGAGCTCGGCATGCTCCGAGCGCTCGGGTTCACCCGCCGCCGGCTGACCCGCGCGTTCGCGATCGAGGGTGCCATCTACGCCACGGTCGCCGCCGTGATCGGGACCGCAGCCGGTGTCGGGATCGGGTGGCTCGTCGCGCTGGTCGCTGGCCGCATCTGGTCGGTCGCCGACGAGGGGCTGGTCTTCCGGTTGGTGATCGAGCCGACCAGTCTCGCGATCGGTGGGCTGACCGGCCTCGGCATCGCGTTGGTGACGATCTGGCTGACCAGCGTGCGGATCTCGCGTCTCAACGTGATCCGCGCCATCCGGGACCTGCCGGAGCCGACCACCGACCGTGTCCGGGTCCGCGCGCTCGTCCTCGGTGCCGTCGGAGTCGTCATCGGGGCGGCGGTGACCACGCTGGGCATCCTCGAGGAGATGGCCGTCCCGCTGGTCGTGGGCGTCCCGATCGCGGCGTTCTCCGCGACCCCGTTGCTGCGGCGCCTCCTCCCGGAACGGCCGGCTCGCACGGTCGTCGCTGTCGTCGTCCTGGCGTGGGGCATCGGTGCGTTCGAGCTCTTCGGGGACGTGCTCGGCGCGGCCGATCTGACCGTCTTCGTGGCGCAAGGCATCGTGTTGACGGCCGGTGCCGTCTCGCTCGTGGCGACCCTCGACACGGCGTGGCTCGCCGTGGTGGACCGGCTGGCTTCGCGGGGCCGCGGCATGGCGGCGCGGCTCGGGCTGGCCTACCCGCTGGCACGACGGTTCCGGACCTCGATGTTGCTCGGCATGTTCTCCCTGGTGCTGTTCACCATGGCGTTCATCTCCGTCCTGTCGTCGGCCTTCACCGCGCAGGGGCCGGCCTTCGCTGCGGACGTCCGCGGTGGGTTCGACGTGATGATCGACTCCAACCCGGCGAACCCCGTGGACGCCTCCGCGCTGGCCGCACGTGACGACGTGGCGGCGGTCGCACCCCTCGTGCACACGTGGGCCGACTTCGTGGCCGGTCCGATCGAACACGCTCGAGGTGAACCCATCACCGGCTTCGACGAGACCCTGCTCGTCGGCGACGTTCCGGCGCTGACCAGCCGTGCTGACGGCTACGACGACGACCGTGCGGTCTACGAGGCGGTGCTCGCGGACCCGTCCCTGGCCATCCTCCCCGACTGGTTCCTCTCCGGGGGCGGTGCCGACGAGCAGCAGGTGCGCGCAGGTGACAGCTTCCAGGTCATCGAGCCCCTGACGGGCGAGCCACGCACGCTGACCGCGGCCGCCATCACCGGCTCCGACTGGGTGTGGAACGGCGCGCTCGTGTCACGTGAGCTGACCGCCGACCTCTTCGGGGACCGGGACGTGGCCGCACGTCACTACGTGGCCGTGACCGCCGGCACCGACGCCGATGCGGTGGCCGCCGAGCTGGATGTGACGCTGCTGGCCAACGGTGCGTCCGCCGCCTCCTTCACGGCGATCATCGACACCGTCCTCCAGCAGCAGGTGTCGTTCCTCAGCCTCCTCCAGGGGTTCCTCGGTCTGGGGCTGCTGGTCGGGATCGCCGGCCTCGGGGTCGTCATGATCCGGGCCGTCCGGGAGCGGCGCCAGGAGATCGGGATGCTGCGGGCGATGGGGTTCCCCTCCCGGCTCGTGCGGACCGCCTTCCTCACCGAAGCCGGGCTCATCGCCACCCAGGGAACGGTCATCGGTGCGGTCCTCGGGGTGCTGACCGCCCGGCAGGTGCTGAGCAGCTCGGACGCGTTCGGCGAGGCCGACCTGGCCTTCTCCGTGCCGTGGCTCGGGCTCGTGGTCATCCTGGTCGTCCCGGTGCTGGCCTCGCTGCTGGCGGCCGTCTGGCCCGCAGCTCGCGCCGCTGCCGTCCGACCGGCGGTCGCGCTCCGGACCGCCGACTGA
- a CDS encoding NAD-dependent malic enzyme yields MSTPNASYSITLRLLLAADDPRAIGLVTTAIGEAGGAVAAVDFVETADDPITVDITANAADSDHADRIRAAVDAIETVEVHRASDRTFLLHLRGKLEVRSTVPLDNRDDLSMAYTPGVARVCLAIADEPDDARRLTIKGNTVAIVTDGTAVLGLGDIGPAAALPVMEGKAALFKRFAGIDAWPVCLDTKDPDEIVRTVEALAPVYGGINLEDISAPRCFDIEDRLRASLDIPVFHDDQHGTAIVALAALHNALRLVGKDLSEVTVAMVGAGAAGVAIAKLLLREGVGDILVADRAGILDGRDAGLDVSKRWMSEHTNREGRRGDLRDAIRGADVFIGVSGPDVLDPSDLATMATDPIVFAMANPTPEVDPVGAREYAAVVATGRSDYPNQINNVLAFPGVFRGALDARARAITEEMKVAAARALADVIPPDQVRPTYIVPSVFNEHVVEVVAGAVREEARRSGATVGR; encoded by the coding sequence ATGTCCACCCCGAACGCGTCGTACTCGATCACGTTGCGGTTGCTGCTGGCCGCGGACGATCCGCGGGCCATCGGGCTGGTGACCACGGCGATCGGCGAGGCGGGTGGCGCGGTCGCGGCGGTCGACTTCGTGGAGACCGCCGACGATCCGATCACGGTGGACATCACGGCCAACGCGGCGGACTCCGACCACGCCGACCGGATCCGTGCGGCGGTGGACGCGATCGAGACCGTCGAGGTGCACCGGGCCTCGGACCGCACCTTCCTGCTGCACCTGCGCGGCAAGCTCGAGGTGCGCTCGACGGTGCCGCTCGACAACCGTGACGACCTGTCCATGGCGTACACGCCGGGGGTGGCCCGGGTGTGCCTGGCGATCGCCGACGAACCCGACGACGCCCGGCGGCTGACCATCAAGGGCAACACCGTCGCCATCGTCACCGACGGGACGGCGGTGCTGGGTCTCGGTGATATCGGTCCAGCCGCGGCGCTGCCGGTGATGGAGGGCAAGGCCGCGCTGTTCAAGCGGTTCGCGGGGATCGACGCGTGGCCGGTCTGCCTCGACACCAAGGACCCCGACGAGATCGTGCGCACCGTCGAGGCGCTCGCGCCCGTCTACGGCGGCATCAACCTCGAGGACATCTCGGCGCCGCGCTGCTTCGACATCGAGGACCGTCTGCGCGCTTCCCTGGACATCCCGGTCTTCCACGACGACCAGCACGGCACTGCCATCGTGGCCCTGGCCGCGCTGCACAACGCCCTGCGCCTGGTGGGCAAGGACCTGTCGGAGGTCACCGTCGCGATGGTCGGCGCAGGCGCGGCCGGGGTCGCCATCGCCAAGCTGCTGCTGCGCGAAGGGGTGGGCGACATCCTCGTTGCCGATCGCGCCGGGATCCTCGACGGCCGTGATGCGGGTCTCGACGTGTCCAAGCGCTGGATGAGCGAGCACACCAACCGCGAGGGGCGCCGCGGCGACCTCCGCGACGCGATCCGCGGTGCCGACGTGTTCATCGGCGTGTCCGGTCCCGACGTGCTCGACCCGAGCGACCTGGCCACGATGGCGACCGACCCGATCGTCTTCGCCATGGCCAACCCCACTCCCGAGGTCGACCCCGTGGGGGCCCGCGAGTACGCGGCGGTCGTCGCCACGGGCCGGTCGGACTACCCCAACCAGATCAACAACGTCCTCGCCTTCCCCGGGGTCTTCCGCGGGGCGCTCGACGCCCGGGCCCGTGCCATCACCGAGGAGATGAAGGTCGCGGCGGCACGGGCCCTGGCCGACGTCATCCCGCCCGACCAGGTCCGACCGACCTACATCGTCCCCTCGGTGTTCAACGAGCACGTGGTCGAGGTGGTCGCCGGCGCCGTCCGCGAGGAAGCCCGACGTTCGGGCGCGACCGTCGGCCGCTGA
- a CDS encoding gluconate 2-dehydrogenase subunit 3 family protein, with protein sequence MDGRGGRVSRRTVLKGAGALGLVWVAGFGRAGAAIAVPVGGDLPRFLDDTELATLRALVDRFIPGVPDDTDPGAVEAGCAEAIDALLAAFSVDPPLIYAGGPFSDRAGSATNDFASFVPLDAYEAAAWRLRIEGSGGRTELEFNGPVRGFQAVYREGLAALEDAAGGAFAELPGPVRDVVLRTSHDPAVLGLIDIAFPHTLEFMYGAPEYGGNRDLVGWRITGYDGDVQPRGWTDEQVEQADSPGAADILSDTGLTLEQLLVFAPLTTTEQAAGMQARSGGRLRALRAEADVIRDGLREHERRSAALAAAIAEVAGAVGGGGDGR encoded by the coding sequence GTGGACGGGAGGGGTGGGCGGGTCAGCCGCCGCACGGTGCTCAAGGGTGCCGGCGCGCTCGGACTGGTCTGGGTCGCGGGCTTCGGTCGCGCCGGTGCGGCGATCGCCGTGCCCGTCGGCGGCGACCTCCCACGCTTCCTCGACGACACCGAGCTGGCCACGCTGCGCGCGCTGGTCGACCGGTTCATCCCCGGCGTGCCCGACGACACCGATCCTGGTGCGGTCGAGGCCGGCTGTGCGGAGGCGATCGACGCCCTCCTCGCCGCGTTCTCGGTCGATCCGCCGCTCATCTACGCCGGGGGGCCCTTCTCCGACCGTGCCGGTTCGGCGACCAACGACTTCGCCAGCTTCGTCCCGCTCGACGCCTACGAAGCGGCCGCGTGGCGCCTGCGCATCGAGGGGTCGGGGGGGCGGACCGAGCTGGAGTTCAACGGGCCGGTCCGTGGCTTCCAGGCGGTCTACCGCGAGGGGCTGGCCGCGCTCGAGGATGCCGCGGGCGGCGCCTTCGCAGAGCTCCCGGGGCCCGTCCGCGACGTGGTGCTGCGCACGAGCCACGACCCGGCCGTGCTCGGTCTGATCGACATCGCCTTCCCCCACACCCTCGAGTTCATGTACGGAGCGCCCGAGTACGGCGGCAATCGCGACCTGGTCGGGTGGCGCATCACCGGCTACGACGGCGACGTGCAGCCCCGCGGTTGGACCGATGAACAGGTCGAGCAGGCGGACTCACCCGGCGCCGCGGACATCCTCTCGGACACCGGGCTCACCCTCGAACAGCTGCTGGTGTTCGCGCCGCTGACCACCACCGAACAGGCTGCCGGCATGCAGGCCCGCAGCGGGGGACGCCTGCGCGCGCTGCGGGCCGAGGCGGACGTGATCCGCGACGGGTTGCGTGAGCACGAGCGACGCAGCGCCGCGCTGGCGGCGGCGATCGCCGAGGTCGCCGGGGCCGTGGGAGGTGGCGGCGATGGCCGGTGA
- a CDS encoding FAD-dependent oxidoreductase yields the protein MAGDAIVIGSGAAGSVVAWELARAGWSVTVLERGRNLRPGFGERPSGELGTLYGSDEIKAAREFGFPDPLLEPYTTRTRGEADDGIARSNQGALGQLGAAVGGTSMHYNAKTPRFWRQDFTQLSDLGPVEGAQVADWPIGYDDLAPFYDEVEERLGVQGDVDRMPARTLEQSPRSRQFVMPPGPIGYAAQLQAQGAAAVGFEAYPYPSAVNSRAYDGRPACNSCGLCSSFGCPINARGDALVSWLNPAVLTGRVEVIERALVHRIETTSDGRRATGVRYVDADGRDRGLSTSLVVVAGSPINTARLLLLSASDAHPAGLGNRSDQVGRNVMFHNFTIGAALNLAQDVQSLRAQSTTLQVDDLMGPFTGPEVRATGLPYVKGGLIQVGGGSPLLTGATMTAAFTGFGMPHKLLMKSGALQKHVIGNQLVHEDLPQADNRVDLDPQVRDHRGFPAARTTYSPHLHEQVAAVLLGAQLEAMQLAVPGATGAIILPYPLMNPGIQYTAHLAGTARMGDDPDLSVCGADGRLHEVDNVVIADGSTFPTFPGFNPTLTIMANALRVARGITGAAAPGDTVREDAAERRPSVVAPVGREEAAAEPSGPVLPVTGADGALRVLPLVAAAAVGLAGRSERRSAGDRTDRTTDQEAQP from the coding sequence ATGGCCGGTGACGCGATCGTGATCGGGTCGGGTGCAGCCGGCAGCGTGGTCGCCTGGGAGCTCGCCCGCGCCGGCTGGTCGGTGACCGTCCTGGAACGGGGCCGCAACCTCCGTCCCGGCTTCGGTGAACGGCCGAGCGGGGAGCTCGGCACGCTGTACGGCAGCGACGAGATCAAGGCCGCCCGTGAGTTCGGGTTCCCCGATCCGCTCCTCGAGCCCTACACGACCCGCACCCGCGGCGAGGCCGACGACGGGATCGCACGGTCGAACCAGGGGGCGCTCGGCCAGCTGGGGGCAGCCGTGGGTGGCACCTCCATGCACTACAACGCCAAGACACCCCGGTTCTGGCGCCAGGACTTCACCCAGCTGAGCGACCTCGGCCCGGTCGAGGGGGCCCAGGTCGCCGACTGGCCCATCGGCTACGACGATCTCGCGCCCTTCTACGACGAGGTCGAGGAACGCCTCGGCGTGCAGGGCGACGTCGACCGGATGCCGGCACGCACGCTCGAGCAGTCACCCCGCAGCCGCCAGTTCGTGATGCCGCCGGGTCCCATCGGGTACGCCGCCCAGCTGCAGGCCCAGGGGGCCGCCGCGGTGGGCTTCGAGGCCTACCCCTACCCCTCGGCGGTCAACTCCCGGGCCTACGACGGCCGACCTGCGTGCAACTCGTGCGGGCTGTGCTCCAGCTTCGGGTGCCCCATCAACGCGCGGGGCGACGCGCTGGTGTCGTGGCTCAACCCCGCGGTCCTCACCGGTCGGGTCGAGGTGATCGAGCGGGCCCTGGTGCACCGCATCGAGACCACCTCGGACGGTCGGCGCGCCACGGGTGTGCGGTACGTCGACGCGGACGGTCGTGACCGCGGCCTGTCGACCTCCCTGGTGGTGGTGGCCGGCAGCCCGATCAACACCGCACGACTGCTGCTGTTGTCGGCCAGCGACGCGCACCCCGCTGGGCTCGGGAACCGATCGGACCAGGTCGGCCGGAACGTGATGTTCCACAACTTCACCATCGGTGCGGCGCTCAACCTGGCCCAGGACGTGCAGTCCCTGCGGGCGCAGAGCACCACCCTCCAGGTCGACGACCTGATGGGCCCGTTCACGGGGCCCGAGGTCCGCGCCACCGGGCTGCCCTACGTCAAGGGTGGGCTGATCCAGGTCGGTGGTGGGTCGCCGTTGCTGACGGGCGCGACGATGACGGCGGCGTTCACCGGGTTCGGGATGCCGCACAAGCTGCTGATGAAGAGCGGTGCCCTGCAGAAGCACGTGATCGGCAACCAGCTGGTGCACGAGGACCTGCCGCAGGCCGACAACCGAGTGGACCTCGACCCGCAGGTGCGTGACCACCGCGGGTTCCCGGCGGCCCGCACCACCTACAGCCCGCACCTGCACGAGCAGGTCGCCGCCGTCCTGCTCGGCGCCCAGCTCGAAGCCATGCAGCTGGCGGTCCCCGGCGCGACGGGCGCCATCATCCTGCCCTACCCGCTGATGAACCCGGGGATCCAGTACACCGCCCACCTCGCCGGCACCGCACGCATGGGCGACGACCCGGACCTCTCGGTGTGCGGGGCGGACGGTCGACTGCACGAGGTCGACAACGTCGTCATCGCCGACGGCTCGACCTTCCCGACCTTCCCCGGGTTCAACCCGACCTTGACGATCATGGCCAACGCGCTGCGTGTCGCGCGTGGCATCACCGGGGCGGCGGCCCCAGGCGACACGGTCCGTGAGGACGCCGCTGAACGGCGCCCCTCCGTGGTCGCGCCGGTGGGCCGGGAGGAGGCGGCCGCGGAGCCCTCGGGTCCGGTGCTCCCGGTGACCGGCGCCGACGGGGCGCTCCGTGTGCTGCCCCTGGTCGCTGCCGCGGCGGTCGGGCTGGCCGGGCGCAGCGAGCGGCGCTCGGCGGGCGACCGCACCGATCGAACCACCGACCAGGAGGCCCAGCCGTGA